A single region of the Syntrophotaleaceae bacterium genome encodes:
- the fliJ gene encoding flagellar export protein FliJ yields MPKPFKLETVLNHRQRLEEMAVQKLAEAINKEKILLSKLVEQEKFLNLQIEELTERQTTGISVHELQVYRLSIQRQQSQLQGLRNQAEQFAKEVENRRRQLAEACRKKKLLEKLKEKHLDEQTFLDNLKESAQLDEIALRTGMTDL; encoded by the coding sequence ATGCCCAAGCCCTTCAAACTGGAGACGGTTCTCAACCACAGGCAGCGCCTTGAGGAGATGGCGGTGCAAAAACTGGCTGAGGCGATCAACAAGGAAAAAATTCTGCTGTCGAAGCTGGTGGAGCAGGAAAAATTTCTCAACCTTCAGATTGAGGAACTCACCGAGCGCCAGACGACCGGAATTTCCGTTCACGAACTGCAGGTTTACCGCCTCAGCATCCAGCGGCAGCAAAGTCAGCTCCAGGGTCTGCGCAACCAGGCCGAGCAGTTCGCCAAAGAAGTCGAGAACCGTCGCAGACAGCTGGCGGAAGCCTGCCGTAAAAAAAAACTTCTGGAAAAACTCAAGGAAAAGCACCTCGACGAGCAGACCTTCCTGGACAATCTGAAGGAGTCTGCTCAGCTCGATGAAATTGCCCTCAGAACCGGGATGACTGACCTATGA